CAATGAGAGTTGGAATAAATTTTTGACAATAGCACTTTAATGGTTTAATAGTTTTTAACTAAAATATAATTATGAAGCAAATTAAGTTTATCACTACAACATTGTTATTTACTGCAATCATTTCATTTTGCTTTGGTCAAAACAACAAAGGTCCAATTTTGGCTGGGGAAAATATAGCTGTTGTATCAACAAGCTACGGTAAGGTTCGGGGCTATATCGATGATGGAATATTTGTGTTTAAAGGTATTCCTTATGCTCAGGCAGAAAGGTTCATGTCGCCACAAGCCCCGGATAACTGGGACGGCATACGACAGTGCCAAATTTTTGGACCTCAGGCCATGCAACCTACAGCCCAAGATTGGGAGGGCCAAAGTGAATTCAACTTTGGGTTTCTTTTCAATAGGGAACCTATGGATGAAAAAGAATCTTTTGTCTTAAATGTTTGGAGCAAAGAAATCAACGATGGTAAAAAGCGTCCTGTTTGGGTATGGATTCATGGCGGTGGGTATTTTGCAGGATCTGCCAACCAACTTCCTTTTTTTGATGGTGGCCCAATGGCTGAAAAAGGTGATATTGTGGTCGTCTCAATTAACCATAGACTTAATGCCCTAGGCTATGTTGACCTGAGATTTCTTGGTGATAAATATTCCAATTCTGTAAATCTTGGGATGCAGGATATTGTTGCTGCTCTTGAATGGGTGCGTGACAATATAGAAAGTTTTGGAGGAGATCCTAATACGGTCACTGTCAACGGACAGTCTGGTGGTGGCGGTAAGGTGTCTACACTTATGGCCATGCCCTCAGCTGCTGGTCTCTTTAAAAGAGCTATTGTACAAAGTGGATCAACAGTAACCCTTCAACCAAAAGAGAATGCTACAGCCTTTGGCAAGGCATTTGCCGCTGCACTAGGTGTAACACCAAGCAATACAGAAAAATTAGATGAGTTTACATATCAAGAACTACTTGAAGCTGGAACTATCGCGACTCGAGTATTAAATTCAACTAAACAAAAATCATCAAAACAAAACTTCAGAGTTGGTTACAGTCCGACCGTAGACGGAAAATTTATTGTACAAAATCCTTTTGATCCAGAGCCTGCACCTTTCTCGAAAGATGTTGCTATGCTCATAGGAAGTGACCTAAATGAATTTACCTATTTCAATAGAAATTTAATTACGAAAAAATCTCTTAGTGAAGTACGTGATGTTATAGCGGAACGATTTGGAAAGGAAAACGTCGACAAATACATCGAACTTTACAGAAAGGCATACCCAAATTCTACAGAGCCACATGAAATGTTAGGCTTTGACATCTTTTTTAGATCTGGTGTTTTGAAACAAGCAGTTGCAAAAAGCAAACAAGGTGGTGCCCCGGCCTACTCTTATTTATTTACCTGGAAATCAACAGTTAACGATGGTAGTTTAGGAGCTTGCCATGGTATGGAGCTTCCCTTTATGTTTAATAATATTGAAATGGCACGTACTATGACCGGAGGTACTAAAGAAGCCTATGAGTTGGCTGATAAAATCAGTTCGGCTTGGATTAACTTTATTAAAACGGGCAACCCGAACTCCAAAAAACTACCAAAATGGGATGCTTACAACCCAGAAGAGGGAGCTACCATGATTTTCGACAATAATTGTGAAATAATTTACAACCATGATAAAGAGCTCATTGAATATCTGAGCACCTTTCCGTCCACTAAACTATTTTAAAAAGACAACTAAACTAACATTACCAAAGCAATGAAAATTAATAAGCGATTAAAAACAACCAGCGCATTAGTATTGTGCGTTCCTGTAATTGCCATTATATTCATCTCCATGACAACAACGGAACTCAACAACATTCCACCAAGACCCCAAGGTCCCTGTGATATATATGCAGAAGATGACTGCCCTTGCGTTGCAGCCCATAGTAGTACAAGGGCATTATACGCCGATTATAACGGCCCACTTTATCAAGTGATGCGTAAGTCAGATGGCAAGACTTTAGATATTGGCGTAGTTCAACCAAGTGAAGGCAATCCGGGAGGATATGCAGATGCCATGGCGCAGGATGAATTTTGCTCTGATACCTATTGTTGGATTACAAAACTTTATGACCAATCAGGAATGGGCAATCATCTTGAGCAAGCACCTCGAGGAGCTTTTATTGGACCTGCAATGGGTGGCTTTAATAATGTCCCGATGGCAGATATGGCCCCAGTGACCGTTATGGGGCATAAGGTATATGGTATTTTTATTGCTCCTGATATGGGATTGCGCTGGAACGACGCAAAAGGCACCGCCGTAGATGACCAAGCTGAAGGCCAATATTGGGTAATAAATGGTCACCATTTCAATGATGGTTGCTGTTTTAATTACGGTAATGTTGAAACTGACAGCCGAGATGATGGTGATGGCACTATGGAGTCCACTTATTATGGCAATGCCCGTTTTTGGTACTATGGTCAAGACAGTGGCCCTTGGATTATGACCGATCAAGAAAACAATTTGGTTGGTTGTGTTAATCCCGATCCCAATGATAAATATTGTAAAGACCTCCCTAGTATTTCCTGGCGCTTTGTAACAGCTACTGCTGATGGAAA
This genomic stretch from Flavobacteriaceae bacterium GSB9 harbors:
- a CDS encoding carboxylesterase family protein → MKQIKFITTTLLFTAIISFCFGQNNKGPILAGENIAVVSTSYGKVRGYIDDGIFVFKGIPYAQAERFMSPQAPDNWDGIRQCQIFGPQAMQPTAQDWEGQSEFNFGFLFNREPMDEKESFVLNVWSKEINDGKKRPVWVWIHGGGYFAGSANQLPFFDGGPMAEKGDIVVVSINHRLNALGYVDLRFLGDKYSNSVNLGMQDIVAALEWVRDNIESFGGDPNTVTVNGQSGGGGKVSTLMAMPSAAGLFKRAIVQSGSTVTLQPKENATAFGKAFAAALGVTPSNTEKLDEFTYQELLEAGTIATRVLNSTKQKSSKQNFRVGYSPTVDGKFIVQNPFDPEPAPFSKDVAMLIGSDLNEFTYFNRNLITKKSLSEVRDVIAERFGKENVDKYIELYRKAYPNSTEPHEMLGFDIFFRSGVLKQAVAKSKQGGAPAYSYLFTWKSTVNDGSLGACHGMELPFMFNNIEMARTMTGGTKEAYELADKISSAWINFIKTGNPNSKKLPKWDAYNPEEGATMIFDNNCEIIYNHDKELIEYLSTFPSTKLF